From Anopheles arabiensis isolate DONGOLA chromosome 3, AaraD3, whole genome shotgun sequence, a single genomic window includes:
- the LOC120904077 gene encoding fatty acyl-CoA reductase wat-like translates to MDIPGSTLTESSKQLNVLEFYRDAVVLVTGGTGFLGKVLVEKLLRSMAVKKVVLLVREKRGTSVPERLRQLISDPIFDKIRESEVHPSKVFAKLDAVETDFTTDEFVKEPYKTDLLNETQIVFHVMATVRFDMSFQTVLDTNVTSAVRLYTFLRQARLLKAIVHVSTFYSNCDRAHIEECVYDDIRYGGWDHIRRILEPLTEAEKAKLMPSIIAPLPNNYTFSKKCAEVMIQKRFSDLPIGIFRPPIVTPGYREPMPGWVDSLQSVTALCIPILKQRLLWYYGDPAACPALAPVDYCIAGLITAACDVSHRQEEKRVLESFDRQGAEPPVYNFYFDKQFISWQQFIGLVGASLPTYSGRLFRNVRMRITRCRILSLITFWWMYLLAYIADFFLTIVKKPKCNVRMATGLKTLADVSEHFRCHTWTARNDNVKRMRQLLSRVDEALLEFDVDRIDLVEYYKHYTAGLFDLLKRKELQRIQKKKLEC, encoded by the exons ATGGATATCCCAGGGAGTACTCTCACAGAATCCAGCAAACAGTTAAACGTTTTGGAGTTTTACCGCGACGCCGTGGTGCTCGTTACCGGCGGTACCGGATTTCTCGGCAAAGTGCTGGTGGAAAAGCTGCTCCGAAGCATGGCCGTCAAGAAGGTGGTGCTGCTTGTGCGGGAAAAGCGTGGCACCAGCGTACCCGAGCGATTGCGTCAGCTGATTTCCGATCCA ATATTCGATAAGATACGAGAGTCTGAAGTGCATCCCAGCAAAGTGTTCGCAAAGCTGGACGCCGTTGAGACTGATTTTACGACGGATGAGTTCGTAAAGGAACCTTACAAAACGGATCTACTCAACGAGACACAG ATTGTTTTCCATGTCATGGCTACGGTAAGGTTTGACATGTCGTTTCAAACCGTTTTGGACACCAATGTAACCAGTGCCGTACGGTTGTACACCTTCTTACGGCAAGCGCGCCTTCTGAAGGCGATCGTACACGTCTCCACCTTCTACTCGAACTGCGACCGAGCCCACATCGAAGAGTGCGTGTACGATGATATACGGTACGGCGGCTGGGACCACATTCGACGCATCCTGGAACCGCTGACGGAGGCGGAAAAGGCCAAACTGATGCCCTCGATCATTGCCCCACTGCCCAACAACTACACGTTTAGCAAGAAGTGTGCGGAAGTGATGATACAGAAGCGTTTCTCCGACCTACCGATCGGTATCTTCCGCCCACCGATTGTGACGCCCGGCTACCGAGAGCCCATGCCCGGTTGGGTCGATAGCCTGCAAAGTGTGACAGCATTGTGCATTCCGATACTGAAACAACGGCTGCTTTGGTACTACGGGGATCCTGCTGCGTGTCCGGCATTGGCACCGGTGGACTACTGCATTGCCGGCCTGATCACTGCCGCCTGTGACGTGAGCCATCGGCAGGAGGAAAAGCGTGTGCTGGAATCGTTCGATCGACAGGGTGCTGAGCCACCGGTGTACAACTTTTACTTCGACAAGCAGTTCATCTCCTGGCAGCAGTTTATTGGACTTGTTGGGGCGAGTCTTCCGACCTATAGTGGTCGACTGTTTAG AAATGTTCGTATGCGGATAACCCGTTGTCGAATTCTGTCGCTCATTACGTTCTGGTGGATGTACCTTCTAGCCTACATTGCGGACTTTTTCCTAACAATTGTGAAAAAGCCAAAATG TAATGTTAGAATGGCGACGGGTCTGAAAACGCTGGCCGACGTCTCCGAACACTTTCGCTGCCACACGTGGACAGCACGAAACGATAACGTCAAGCGCATGAGGCAATTACTTTCCAGGGTGGATGAAGCATTGCTCGAGTTTGATGTCGATCGAATTGACCTGGTAGAGTACTACAAACATTATACGGCCGGGCTGTTTGATCTTCTGAAGAGAAAAGAGCTTCAGCGAATACAGAAAAAGAAGCTTGAATGTTAA
- the LOC120904078 gene encoding fatty acyl-CoA reductase wat-like, whose translation MNTETIDTGPVLEGALNVAEFYRDATVLVTGGTGFIGKVLVEKLLRCFEVKKIFLLIRRKANVSATDRLQQMLEGPIFDTIRSTAPDAKERFAKVVAVDAAFDREDIVDDVDKTKLCNEVQIVFHVMASIRFNEVLDEAIAINVTSAQRLYALASSMAELRSIVHVSTFYANCDRPYIEERIYDDVPYGGLEHIQLFFKSLSVEEKERMTRVVLGNMPNSYVFSKKCAEAMVGREFGHLPIGIFRPPIVISSYREPEPGWVDCFHGATGLCVPVVLGKTMWYYGKPEVKPFMSPVDHTVSGMLAAACDIYRRQCTILPVEKPVPVYNFTFEKNRFAYGDMVELVCSGLPNVLDRWLSRIKCRISPWKIFPQMLLWLMTLQARIADEILAWFGKRGSNVKIVSAITTLSNAVEYFRCHMWTMDNSNVKRMLSLLSRDDAKRLDFDGEQIDWRDYHKSYAKGIAMELMRKNDRRKSSMAANRA comes from the exons ATGAATACGGAAACGATCGATACGGGACCAGTGTTGGAGGGTGCGTTGAATGTGGCCGAGTTCTATCGTGACGCGACCGTGCTGGTTACCGGTGGCACCGGCTTTATCGGCAAAGTGTTGGTCGAGAAGCTGCTGCGTTGCTTTGAGGTGAAGAAGATCTTTCTCCTGATCCGGCGCAAAGCGAACGTCAGTGCGACGGATCGTCTCCAGCAGATGTTGGAAGGACCG attttCGACACAATCCGTAGCACGGCACCGGATGCGAAGGAGCGCTTCGCGAAGGTCGTAGCAGTGGATGCCGCATTCGATCGCGAGGACATTGTGGATGACGTCGACAAGACGAAACTTTGTAATGAAgtgcag ATCGTTTTCCACGTGATGGCCTCGATCCGGTTCAACGAGGTGCTGGACGAAGCGATCGCGATCAACGTCACCTCAGCGCAGCGGCTGTACGCCCTCGCCAGCTCGATGGCGGAACTGCGCTCGATCGTGCACGTGTCGACGTTCTACGCGAACTGCGATCGGCCCTACATCGAGGAGCGCATCTACGACGACGTACCGTACGGAGGGCTCGAGCACATCCAGCTATTCTTCAAGAGCCTcagcgtggaggagaaggaacgCATGACGCGGGTGGTGCTGGGTAATATGCCCAACTCGTACGTGTTTAGCAAAAAGTGTGCGGAGGCCATGGTTGGCCGCGAGTTTGGCCATCTGCCGATTGGGATCTTCCGGCCGCCGATCGTGATCTCGAGCTACCGGGAGCCGGAACCGGGCTGGGTGGACTGTTTCCACGGTGCCACCGGGTTGTGCGTGCCGGTCGTCCTGGGCAAGACGATGTGGTACTATGGGAAGCCGGAGGTAAAGCCGTTCATGTCGCCGGTCGATCATACGGTGTCGGGGATGTTGGCGGCGGCGTGCGACATCTACCGCCGACAGTGCACCATTCTGCCTGTGGAAAAGCCGGTCCCGGTGTATAACTTTACGTTCGAGAAGAACCGGTTCGCTTACGGCGATATGGTGGAGCTGGTCTGCTCTGGTTTGCCGAACGTGCTCGATCGATGGCTAAG TCGCATCAAATGCCGCATCAGTCCTTGGAAAATATTTCCCCAAATGCTGCTCTGGCTGATGACGCTCCAGGCCCGCATTGCCGATGAAATTCTGGCCTGGTTTGGCAAGCGGGGCAG CAACGTGAAAATTGTGTCCGCCATTACGACACTCTCCAACGCGGTCGAGTACTTCCGCTGTCACATGTGGACCATGGACAACAGCAACGTGAAGCGGATGCTGTCACTGCTATCCCGAGACGATGCCAAGAGGTTGGACTTTGATGGCGAGCAGATCGACTGGCGAGACTACCACAAATCGTACGCCAAGGGCATTGCAATGGAGCTGATGAGGAAGAACGATCGCCGGAAGTCGTCGATGGCGGCGAACAGAGCTTGA
- the LOC120900477 gene encoding multiple epidermal growth factor-like domains protein 10, translating into MARFAVLLLIVFAFDFARSSDLVELTCETDQDCEPFRSATVNSTCIEEHCRCTDLSQNGNATECRPLVNRVSNHIGGQCPCQVANSFCHEQTRRCICKDGFLPSREDRKCVYKSVQLGGECENNEQCSNHDHFADCREQVCQCQEHFVLHEGACRSIIAVANLTKPCAADDECANGTANSVCHAGQCLCGVDFVADATNSSCLAVAALDQPCTDTNQCIASLGVGSICYRERCGCDSNHFQFPLPVTNATTGQQTVQNVCERKIVHGDSCNDDQNCYQFHVGPHEQSMECYMNACVCLTGFVEKNNICYKANTGVIIVPSTLLFVVIGVFLRAMS; encoded by the exons ATGGCCCGATTTGCTGTGCTGCTCTTGATCGTGTTCGCTTTTGATTTTGCTCGATCGAGCG ATTTGGTGGAGCTGACGTGCGAAACCGACCAGGACTGTGAGCCGTTTCGCAGCGCGACTGTTAACTCCACGTGCATCGAGGAGCACTGCCGGTGCACTGACCTGTCCCAGAACGGCAATGCCACCGAGTGCCGGCCGCTG GTTAACCGAGTGTCGAACCACATCGGTGGTCAATGTCCGTGCCAGGTAGCGAATTCGTTCTGCCACGAGCAAACGCGCCGGTGCATCTGCAAGGACGGGTTTCTCCCGAGCCGGGAGGACAGGAAGTGCGTCTACA AATCGGTACAGCTGGGTGGCGAGTGCGAGAATAACGAGCAGTGCTCGAACCACGACCACTTTGCCGACTGCCGGGAACAGGTTTGCCAGTGTCAGGAACACTTTGTGCTTCACGAGGGTGCCTGCCGCTCTATCATAG CGGTTGCTAACCTCACGAAGCCTTGCGCAGCGGATGACGAGTGTGCGAACGGGACGGCCAACTCGGTGTGCCACGCCGGACAATGCCTGTGCGGCGTCGACTTTGTGGCAGATGCGACCAACAGTAGCTGCCTGGCGGTGGCCGCACTCGATCAACCTTGCACCGACACGAACCAGTGCATTGCCTCGCTCGGGGTCGGCTCGATCTGCTATCGGGAGCGATGCGGCTGCGATAGCAATCACTTCCAGTTCCCGCTCCCGGTGACGAACGCCACCACCGGCCAGCAGACGGTACAGAATGTTTGCGAGCGAAAAATCG TACACGGAGACAGCTGCAATGACGACCAAAACTGCTACCAATTCCACGTCGGACCGCACGAACAGTCGATGGAATGTTACATGAACGCGTGCGTCTGTTTGACCGGATTCGTGGAAAAGAACAACATCTGCTACAAGGCTA ATACCGGAGTAATCATCGTACCATCAACGCTGTTATTTGTCGTCATCGGTGTCTTTTTGCGcgcaatgtcataa